From the genome of Rhinolophus ferrumequinum isolate MPI-CBG mRhiFer1 chromosome 24, mRhiFer1_v1.p, whole genome shotgun sequence:
CACCTCAGtctcagcccccacctcccaggagCCAGCCTGTGGGTAGGGAGTGGCTGAACCAGGTTTGCCTTCTACTGACTCACTATGACCTTGAGTAATTCACTTCCCTTGAAGGGCGTCACTTCCCCATGTCCATTATAAGGGGTTAGATTGAACTAAAGGTGAGATAGGGGATCCAGGCTCCAAACCCAACCAGGGGGTCAGGGAGTCTTTCCAGGTAGGCCAACCTCTGAGTTGGGCCCCTCAGCACAGGTGGTCTGGCCCTACCTCTTGCTAGCTGAGCAGCTtgagacaagttacttaacatctctatTTTTCCGTGTGTCAAATGGGTATAATCCCAGACTACTCCACAAGGTTATTAGAGAATTCAGTGGCAGTATGTGGCAATATTAGGTGCTCCATAAATTCTTACTGTTTAGCAGGTGAAGAAGGAGCCACCCTGTCTTATACTTCTTACCTCTCAAGCATGAAATAGAGCCATCAAACCCATCTCTCCTTTCTTGCCCTAGTGCTGTCATTCTCGAATCTGGTCCCTCTGTTCATGGGCCCACCTGAGGAGCCTCCTGGGCCTGTGCGTAGCCTGTACCCCCACTTCGCCACTCCCCCCCTGCCCCGCTGTGAAGTATGAATCTCTCTTCTATCACTTCCCCCACAGAAAGCCCACTCTTGTCAAGTGGCTGGGTAGCCCTGGGGGCTTAGAGCCGTGAACAGTAGCACCACTCTGTCTTGCAGGGCCCAGTGGGGTTTGTCGAGGTCACTTCTATCAGGGACCTGGGAAATAACCCTACCCCAGGCCTTCAAACTGCTAATGGCCCCTCCAACCTCAAGGCCCAATCTTGGTTCCTCGcgcggccccccccccccccccccgccttcaGGCCTTTATAAATGGACTGTCTCACCTCCGGGGCAGCACGTGCCATTCTTTTCACCAAGGCCCAGCACTTTCCAGAAGTGATCCTTGATGGTCCCAGCTCACGCTGGGGGACATCATTCCTTCCAGCCTACTATTGCCCGTGATTTGCCCCAGTAGCCAGGGGTCCCCAACCCGAGCCTGAAGGATTGGAAGAATGGGTGATGTGGCAATTGAACGCTTGGGATGACATTCATTTACAGCCCCGAAGCCCCAGCTGACACCACGGGCCCCCTCCAGGCAGGCGCTGTTCACTGAGAGCTGGGGGTGACGGGGGCCTATCCCTGGCGCTCAGCGGGTCCTGGCAGATCCCCGTAGAGGGCCCCAGGACAGGGTTGCTGGGAGTGTTAAGAGGTCAGTGAGAGTACTCAGGGCTGTCAGGAAGGAGCTTGCCACGTGCTGAAACCAGAGGGCATGTCTGGTGGGTGGAACAGCCTGGGCCGGTTGTGGTCGGAGCTGAGAAGCCTAGGATGTGGGGAGGTTCACGGAGGTGAAGAACTAAATAAGCTCAGTGATTGTGAAACTCCGGTGAGACACACCCCTTCCAGATCGCTTTGGTATCCAGCAGCTGCCCAGAATATGTTGAATGAGGAGGCCTCTGGGTTCTGGAAGTCGGCAGCTTGGGCAGGTTGACTACTGTTGGCCTCAGTTTGGTCTGCAGTCTTGTGTCCCGTCTCTCCACAGCTCACTCCTGGAGGCAAAGCTGCACAGGCCGGCGTGGCAGTGGGCGACTGGGTGCTGAGCATCGATGGTGAGAATGCAGGAAGCCTCACGCACATCGAAGCGCAGAACAAGATCCGAGCCTGCGGGGAGCGCCTCAGCTTGGGTCTCAGCAGGTATGCGGGCTGTGACCCACCGGCGGGTGGAGCACCCTCAGGCCTGACCtgctcattccttccttcttctccaggGCTCAGCCAGCTCAGAGCAAACCGCAGAAGGTAGGCAACTGGCTTGGGCCAtctgggcaggtggggtgggaTTGGATTTGCAGCCTCAGTACCTCCATCCCTGGCCGGGAGTAGAGGGCAGAAGCCAGCACCGGGGAGAGGTGGGGCGGCGGGGACGGGGAGTTGGGTTGGGGGCTGCCGCACGGTCCTGGCACCACGCATGTTTGCCTGTCTGTCCACGCTGCCTCTGCTGGCCTGTGCTACAAGCCGCATTCATGGGCTGAGTTCATCGCTCTCAAATGGGCCCCTTGAAACCCGAGTCGCCCCTTCTCCCCAAGCCTCATCCAGatgtgtgggggcggggctggagtGCCTCTGTCCTCTCCGCACCAGGGGGGGCACCCCCCTCAGGCCTGCCACCACCTGCCCGtactgccctgccccccaccgtGTCCGGATCTGTCTTCGCCCAGGCCCTGGCCCCCGCCGCGGACCCCCCGCGGTACACCTTTGCACCCAGCACTTCCCTCAACAAGACGGCCCGGCCCTTCGGGGCGCCCCTGCCCGCTGACAGCGCCCCGCAGCAGAATGGGTACGTCCCGCCTGCCCACCACCCACCGCCCACGTCCTTAGTCTGTCCCTCCACCCGCTGCTGCTCTGTCCGCTCTGCACACCAGCCTGCTGTCCAGCACTGTGTGGCAGTGACCCCTGGCGGCTGGCTGCAGGCTCAGGGGCCATCCTAGGGTGTGGCTCCTGCCCAGGCACTGCCCTGTTGGAGGCTGGGAGTCATACAGCACCGAGCAGAGGCCGCCTGGGTTTGGGGTGTTGGGCCCACTGAGCCCTAGACACTCAGTGCAGCCTTGCCCCCGGCCACTCTGACCCCTTGctatcttttttcttcccttgtgTCTGTCCCTTTGTTCCTTTATCTGTCCCatctgtctatttccttcacaggTGCAGACCCCTGACAAGTCAGTGAGCCCCCTCCTCTGCctgttcctctcttccttcctgttgGCACTCTGGGCGgtggcccctccctgccctggctcCCTCTCACCCTGAttgccctcctgccctcccacttATCAACCCCCCATCTACCCAGCAGAGTCCCAGCCTTGCCCTTCCCTATTCTCCCACCAGCATCGCCCACATGTACCAATTCCAGGGAGGGGCTGCCCCCACTGCCTACCCCCAACATGAGGTTCTGAGCCACACCCTCCCCACAGACAGCCGCTCCGACCGCTGGTCCCAGATGCCAGCAAGCAGCGGCTGATGGAAGACACGGAGGACTGGCGGCCGCGGCCGGGGACAGGCCAGTCCCGTTCCTTCCGCATCCTCGCCCACCTCACAGGCACCGAGTTCAGTAAGtggcagcccagggcagggcagactCTTCTCCTGGCCCCCAGCCTGGGTATGGGCTCATCTGGAGCCCGCTCCGCACCCTGTGACCCTCTGCCAGGGCTCAGGGCTGGGGTGGCCCTCTGTCTTCTCTTGGTCAATGCCTGCCTCTGCCCTCTCAGTGCAAGACCCGGATGAGGAGCACCTGAAGAAGTCAAGGTAAAAGATAGGCACAAGCACCTCTGTCTCATGTCCTTCCTTTCCCATTCCAGCCACCAGCCTGTGTCTGCTCCTGGGGGTCCCCAGCCAGGGCTatccacccttccttccttccttccttccttccttccttccttccttccttccttccttccttccttccttccttccttccctccttccttcctttttccctcccttcctcccttgcatctctccttccttctacttcctcctcctctctctgcccctcaggGAAAAGTATGTCCTGGAGCTGCAGAGCCCACGCTACACCCGCCTCCGGGACTGGCACCACCAGCGCTCTGCCCACGTGCTCAACGTGCAGTCATAGCCTGGCACTCACCGGCTGGctgccctctctgcctctctctctctgttcctcctgCCCAGGGCATCCCCTGGTGCCTGCAGCTTCTGCCTATCTGACCCACCCTTTTCCTGCCCCTGGACTGAGCTGCCTGCTATCCTGGCCCTGGCTgcctgcctggcacagggcctggctccgTCTGCCACTGCCTTCCCTCTTTGCCCTCTGGTACTGTTGTCTGCCAGGTCTGTGCTGGCTCAGGCATGGAAATAAACACTCTCAGCCCGGCTTTCTCTGCTTGTCTTCTGTCTTTCTGGGCTGGGTTTGTATTTTGGGTGTGGGAGTGTTAGATGGTTCAGACCCAGTGTGAGCCCTGCCATTCTGGGTCTCAGTGGAAGGAGGTACCTGGCAAAGGAGACCCTGCCATCAGAGCTGGATCTCTCAGGAATGAAGGGGCCCCAAGAGCTGCCCCAGAAGCAAGAGCCCTGCTCCACCTCCCAGCCCTGTACAATAGACCAGCCCGCTGGAACCTGGCTAGGGGAAACTGTTTTATCCATTCCTACCCCAGTGGGACCTGGAGTCCAGCCCAGCAGTTCTCATTCACCCAGGCATCTCCCAGGGGGCTAGCAGGACCGAGGTTGGTGGGTGGGGCCACATTAGGAGCCCCAGCTGTGCAGGGCCTTGAATAGCAGATCTCGCAGCCAGGTGCCCAGGACAGAAGCCCCAGTACCAGCCTCAGCTACACCCCAGGAACCCTGGCCTGGTGAGAGAGAGTGGGTTTGGGCCTGGGGAAGGGTGGGTAGCCACAGGGGCGTGGGGGTGGCAGGCCCGTCCAAGTTGCCCTGGGCTCTACCCCCTGTCCTTTGGGGTCCCT
Proteins encoded in this window:
- the PDLIM7 gene encoding PDZ and LIM domain protein 7 isoform X3 is translated as MDSFKVVLEGPAPWGFRLQGGKDFNVPLSISRLTPGGKAAQAGVAVGDWVLSIDGENAGSLTHIEAQNKIRACGERLSLGLSRAQPAQSKPQKALAPAADPPRYTFAPSTSLNKTARPFGAPLPADSAPQQNGQPLRPLVPDASKQRLMEDTEDWRPRPGTGQSRSFRILAHLTGTEFMQDPDEEHLKKSREKYVLELQSPRYTRLRDWHHQRSAHVLNVQS